CAATCCTGGCTGGTTGGCAAATACTGCTTCCACGGATTGTGAATGGTAAAGCGCTCCATGAACTCCGCCTCCATAAGGGGCACGGATCACCATCGGACAGCTCCAGTCATTGTTCGAACGGTAGCGGATACGCGCTGCTTCAGATATGATCTGGTTGACAGCAGGCATGATGAAATCGGCAAACTGCATCTCAGCAATCGGTCTCATTCCGTACATGGCAGCACCGATCCCTACTCCTGCAATCGCAGACTCTGCAAGCGGTGTATCAATGACACGGTCTTCACCAAACTGATCGTATAATCCGTGGGTCGCTTTGAACACCCCGCCTTTTTTCCCGACGTCTTCACCAAGGACGAAAACTTTTTCGTCCCTTTCCATTTCTTCTCTAATCGCCATAGTCACGGCATCAATATATGAAATTACTGGCATGATTGAATTCCCCCTTACTTCTCTTCTGCGTAAACATACTTCATTGCTGATTCTGCTTCAGCATATGGAGCATTTTCTGCATAATCGGTTGCTTCGTTCACTAGTTTCATAATGCGGTCATTGATATCTTTTTCAATCTCATCATTCATGACGCCTGTTTCTTTCAGATAAGCACCGAACGTGATGATTGGATCATTTGTCTTTGCCTTCGCTACTTCATCAGGAGAACGATAGCTTCTGTCATCATCATCCGAAGAGTGTGGGGTTAAGCGGTAAGAAACCGTTTCAACCAATGTCGGTCCTTCTCCGCGGCGTCCACGGTCCGCAGCTTCTTTCACTGCCTTGTACACTTCGATCGGATCATTCCCATCTACTGTGATGCCAGGCATTCCATATCCGATCGCACGGTCCGATACATTCTCACAAGCCAATTGCTTTTCAATCGGAACGGAAATCGCATATTTATTGTTTTCACACATAAAGATAACCGGTAATTTATGTACACCTGCAAAGTTAGCCCCTTCGTGGAAATCTCCCTGGTTGGAAGAGCCTTCACCGAATGTCACAAACGTAACTAGATCCTTTTTCTCCATTTTACCTGCAAGGGCGATCCCCACTGCATGTGGCACCTGAGTGGTTACCGGAGAGGAACCTGTAACGATGTTGTTCTTCTTCTGTCCGAAGTGACCAGGCATTTGCCGTCCGCCGGAGTTCGGGTCTTCTGCTTTCGCAAAGCCAGAAAGCATCAGTTCCTTTGCCGTCATCCCGAATGTTAACACGACACCCATGTCACGGTAGTAAGGAAGCACATAGTCCTTTTCCCGGTCCAGTGCGAATGCTGCACCGACTTGAGCAGCTTCTTGGCCCTGACACGATATAACAAACGGGATTTTACCCGAACGGTTCAATAACCACATGCGCTCATCGATTTTTCTGGCAAGCAGCATGGTTTCATACATTTCTAACACTTTCTCATTGGAAAGCCCTAATTCTTCATGACGATTTTCAGCCATATCATTTTACCTCCTACACGGTCTTATGGTAGGAGAAGGCAGACAAGTTCCGCCCTTCTCCACTTAGATTGATTGTTTGGTTGTCCAGCCCCTCTAAACTGCAAGGGGCAGATCCTTGTTCTACGAGTGAATAGCCTTCCCATCGACAGCGAGCGCCGCTTCACCAATGGCTTCTGAAAGGGACGGATGCGGATGGATCGTATGCGCAATCTCCCAAGGCGTTGCGTCTAACACTTTGGCAAGTCCAGCTTCTGAGATCATGTCTGTTACATGCGGACCGATCATATGGACACCAAGGATATCATCCGTGTCTTTGTCTGCGATAATCTTCACGAAACCATCTGATTCTCCGTAAACAAGCGCTTTTCCGATTGCCCGGAAGCTGAATTTACCAACTTTTAGGTTGTATCCCTGTTCTTTCGCTTCCTGTTCCGTGATTCCGACACTCGCAATTTCAGGATTGCTGTAGATACACTTTGAAATCAATGAATAGTCAATCGGATGCGGGTTCTCATTTGCCATATGTTCAACCGCGGTGATTCCTTCATGAGAAGCGACGTGGGCTAATTGAAGTCCGCCGATCACATCTCCGATTGCGTATATGTGGGATTCCTTCGTTTGGAAGAATTGATTGACTTCAATGAAGCCTTTTTCCACTTTGATATCGGTATTTTCAAGACCGATACCCTCTACGTTTGCCTGACGCCCAACACTTACGAGAATTTTTTCAGCAGTGAAGGATTTTTCTTCGCCTTTATGCTCTGCTTTGATCGTGACTTCACCGTCCCCTTTATCTAGCGTTTCCGGAAGCACTTTGGCACCTGTGACGATTTTGACGCCTTTTTTCTTCATCAGGCGCTGCATTTCTTTCGAGATTTCGTGATCTTCCGTCGGGACGATTTTATCAGCGTATTCTACAACGGTTACTTCAACATCAAAGTCAGACAGCATGGATGCCCATTCAATACCAATCACTCCGCCCCCGACAATGATGATCGATTTCGGAAGCGATTCAAGTGAAAGCGCTTCATCAGAAGACATGACAAATTCCCCATCAATGTCGAGTCCAGGAAGTGAACGGGGTCTCGAACCAGTTGCTACGATCACATTTTTCGGGATCAGCATCGGGTTATCTTCACCGTTGTTCATTTCCACGGAAATCGTGCCCGGCATCGGCGAAAAGATGGAAGGACCGAGAATGCGTCCAATTCCTTCAAACACATCGATTTTCCCTTGTTTCATCAGATGCTGCACACCTTTATGAAGCTGTTCGACGATTCCGTCTTTTCTGGATTGAACCTTGCTGAAGTCCAGTTCCACCCCATTGATCTTCACGCCGAAATCTTCACTGTGTTTGGCTGTTGCGTATACTTCCGCACTGCGCAGAAGGGCTTTACTCGGAATGCACCCTTTATGAAGGCAAGTGCCACCCAGTTTTCCTTTTTCTACGATTGCTGTTTTTAATCCAAGTTGAGAAGCACGTATGGCGGCAACGTAACCGCCAGTACCTCCACCCAGAATGACTAAATCATACTCTTCTGCCACTCTTGTTTCCCCCTTTGACTTAAACTCTTGCTTCCTCTTTAACATTTCCAGGATATACTTTATAGTCTTCTTCTTTACGCAGAACCCTTAAAGCCCCTTCTGCAAGTGCTTGAAGCTCATTTTCACCAGGCTGGATCACAACGTCCGCTATCCAGTTGATGCGGTCGCTGATTTCTTTCACAAACTCTTTCCCGTAGGCAAGGCCACCGGTAAGGACAATTGCATCTACCTTGCCGCTTAGAACCGCACTGGCAGAACCGATTTCTTTGGCAATTTGATAAGCCATCGCATCATAGATTGCTTTCGCTTGATCATCGCCGTTTTCAATCATTTTCTCTACTTTGACGGCATCGTTCGTCCCAAGGTAACCGACCAGGCCGCCTTGTCCGACAAGTTTCTTCATGATTTCATCCCGGTAGTAGTCTCCTGAGAAGCATAGGTCAACCAAATCCCCTGCAGGAACGGTGCCTGCCCGTTCAGGACTGAATGGTCCATCACCGTGCAAACCGTTGTTCACATCCACCACTTTCCCATTTTGATGTGCGCCGACTGTGATACCGCCGCCCATATGGGTGATGATCAGATTGAGTTCTTCGTATTTTTTTCCGATTTGTTTCGCGACTCTTCTTGCAACCGCTTTTTGATTCAATGCATGGAAAATACTTTTTCTTTCGATGAGCGAGAATCCTGAAACGCGGGCAAGCTGTTGTAGCTCATCCACTACGACTGGATCCACGATATATGATGGAATATTTAATCCTGAAGCGATCTCATATGCCAGGATACCGCCTAAATTTGATGCATGCTGACCAGAAAATCCTTCTCTTAAATCTTTCAGCATTTCATCATTGACCAGGTATGTGCCACCTTCTATCGGTCTTAGAAGTCCCCCCCGGCCACATACGGCACTTAATTTAGAAATATTGATCCCTTCCTCGTCAAGCGTCTGCAGGATCGTCGTTTTACGGAATTCATATTGATCGATTATTGCTGGAAATTCATTGATTTTGTCTGCATCATGGCGAATCGTCTTTTCAAAAATGGATCGATCATCATCATAGACACCTATTTTGGTCGATGTTGATCCAGGATTAATGACGAGAATTCGATGTTTGTTCTCTTGCACTGTTGTTACCTCCATTTGGGTAGCTGTATTGTCATGTTTTTCACGTAGAAAATTCCCCCTATGACAGATAACCCCTTACTCTTTACTTGTTCGTATTTACAGGGAAGAAACGCTTCACTTTTGACAAAGTAAAGCGTTGTTCTCTAATTTATCCGCGTCTGCTTAAGAT
The nucleotide sequence above comes from Bacillus sp. KH172YL63. Encoded proteins:
- a CDS encoding thiamine pyrophosphate-dependent dehydrogenase E1 component subunit alpha, whose amino-acid sequence is MAENRHEELGLSNEKVLEMYETMLLARKIDERMWLLNRSGKIPFVISCQGQEAAQVGAAFALDREKDYVLPYYRDMGVVLTFGMTAKELMLSGFAKAEDPNSGGRQMPGHFGQKKNNIVTGSSPVTTQVPHAVGIALAGKMEKKDLVTFVTFGEGSSNQGDFHEGANFAGVHKLPVIFMCENNKYAISVPIEKQLACENVSDRAIGYGMPGITVDGNDPIEVYKAVKEAADRGRRGEGPTLVETVSYRLTPHSSDDDDRSYRSPDEVAKAKTNDPIITFGAYLKETGVMNDEIEKDINDRIMKLVNEATDYAENAPYAEAESAMKYVYAEEK
- the lpdA gene encoding dihydrolipoyl dehydrogenase, with translation MAEEYDLVILGGGTGGYVAAIRASQLGLKTAIVEKGKLGGTCLHKGCIPSKALLRSAEVYATAKHSEDFGVKINGVELDFSKVQSRKDGIVEQLHKGVQHLMKQGKIDVFEGIGRILGPSIFSPMPGTISVEMNNGEDNPMLIPKNVIVATGSRPRSLPGLDIDGEFVMSSDEALSLESLPKSIIIVGGGVIGIEWASMLSDFDVEVTVVEYADKIVPTEDHEISKEMQRLMKKKGVKIVTGAKVLPETLDKGDGEVTIKAEHKGEEKSFTAEKILVSVGRQANVEGIGLENTDIKVEKGFIEVNQFFQTKESHIYAIGDVIGGLQLAHVASHEGITAVEHMANENPHPIDYSLISKCIYSNPEIASVGITEQEAKEQGYNLKVGKFSFRAIGKALVYGESDGFVKIIADKDTDDILGVHMIGPHVTDMISEAGLAKVLDATPWEIAHTIHPHPSLSEAIGEAALAVDGKAIHS
- the buk gene encoding butyrate kinase; this translates as MEVTTVQENKHRILVINPGSTSTKIGVYDDDRSIFEKTIRHDADKINEFPAIIDQYEFRKTTILQTLDEEGINISKLSAVCGRGGLLRPIEGGTYLVNDEMLKDLREGFSGQHASNLGGILAYEIASGLNIPSYIVDPVVVDELQQLARVSGFSLIERKSIFHALNQKAVARRVAKQIGKKYEELNLIITHMGGGITVGAHQNGKVVDVNNGLHGDGPFSPERAGTVPAGDLVDLCFSGDYYRDEIMKKLVGQGGLVGYLGTNDAVKVEKMIENGDDQAKAIYDAMAYQIAKEIGSASAVLSGKVDAIVLTGGLAYGKEFVKEISDRINWIADVVIQPGENELQALAEGALRVLRKEEDYKVYPGNVKEEARV